One Melospiza melodia melodia isolate bMelMel2 chromosome 1, bMelMel2.pri, whole genome shotgun sequence genomic window carries:
- the ANLN gene encoding anillin isoform X2, with amino-acid sequence MDPFTEKLLERTRARRENLQRKMAERPKMGARPTMQTKRAREPLAETGNQAPLPSDEVKPDTKPSPSKRLCPNDMETQAPSSENVQPVPSSSTSHDSPQMTSEPHETASNRAPLVQPLENAKQNSKSETPAALSVKTRMQKLAEQRRCWDSEDPSECVPLSPLQSKDLCVSPPKQASSALASETPIGRRGRLANLAATIGSWEDDLSHPSAKQNNAQEQPGTTCLSKLSTTSGASARINSSSVKQEAASCSQRLVEASINKPANSKRADPNNSLTQSSRVTAPCSKESEVQQRPAENPCSPRKAEERTQTAKSALPQPVQSKAEPVKGTHVQLEPKGKPTTPGGSGIKPFLEPFGERCQERSARSPATNTPGCRTPTVTPNTRTIQERLLKQNENSSTASLALQLKQERERELACLRGRFDRGNLWSAEKSDSSKRKLPEAKMESQSQASPKHPPSSDASALGSSEDTSAGDRPAKSPSVESSDTSKCEETDNSSPLKTAESKSPVKAMSVSKLEQLDEKPKDEVYEGKMRVDDEMNSSKVINEIFEILQEDGPDIEKLKKEMSMSLEGESDEDEQEESLNISSMSLLTPLVESVGSEAFGSPSKSTGEGSSISDVSLKSEKFQRTRVPRAESGDSIGSVSEDRNLPYSVDAYRSQRFKETERPSIKQIIVRKEDVASRLEMRRNGPSDQVNIKKKMQELNNEINRQQTVIYQASQALNCCFDEEHGKGSQEEAEAERLLLFATEKRTALLEELNKLKSEGPHNKRNKAASTSAEFAPSRGSVSISEMRLPLKADFVCGTAQKPEAGNYYYVIILRSGAENMVATPLASTASSLNGDALTFTTTFTMHDVSNDFEINIEVYSWVQRKEGTSTDKRKKTNKSKVITPKRLLTSITSKSNLLTPAMASPGGPNAIRSTNFILVGSHKLSLSSVGNNKFALDKVPFLSPLEGHIYLKLKCQVDSSVEEKGFLTMFEDVSGFGAWHRRWCVLSGNCISYWTYPDDEKRKHPLGRINLANCTNHQIEPANREFCARPNTFELITVRPQREDDRETLVSQCRDTLCVTKNWLSADTKEERNLWMQKLNQVLIDLRMWQPDACYKPSGKL; translated from the exons ATGGACCCGTTCACCGAG AAACTCCTTGAAAGAACCCGTGCCAGGCGAGAGAACCTGCAGAGGAAAATGGCAGAGCGGCCGAAGATGGGGGCGAGACCCACAATGCAGACCAAGAGGGCCAGAGAGCCTTTGGCAGAAACTGGTAACCAGGCACCTCTTCCCAGTGACGAAG TAAAACCAGATACAAAGCCATCACCATCAAAAAGGCTCTGCCCTAATGATATGGAGACTCAAGCTCCTAGTTCAGAGAATGTACAGCCAGTTCCTTCAAGTTCCACAAGCCATGACTCTCCTCAGATGACTTCAGAACCACACGAAACTGCTTCTAACAGAGCTCCATTGGTTCAGCCTCTTGAGAATGCAAAACAAAACTCCAAGTCAGAAACTCCTGCAGCCCTTTCAGTCAAAACACGTATGCAGAAGTTGGCAGAGCAGCGGCGCTGCTGGGATAGTGAGG atCCCTCTGAATGTGTTCCTCTGTCTCCTCTCCAGTCAAAAGATCTGTGTGTTTCTCCACCTAAGCAGGCATCCAGTGCCCTGGCAAGCGAAACCCCTATTGGGAGGAGAGGCCGTTTAGCTAACCTTGCTGCTACAATTGGTTCCTGGGAAGATGACCTAAGTCATCCATCTGCAAAGCAAAACAATGCACAAGAACAGCCTGGCACTACTTGTTTATCCAAATTGTCCACTACAAGTGGAGCATCTGCTAGAATCAATAGTAGCAGTGTAAAGCAGGAAGCTGCATCCTGTTCTCAAAGGCTTGTTGAGGCTTCTATTAATAAACCAGCAAACTCAAAGAGAGCG GATCCAAACAATTCTTTAACGCAATCTTCAAGAGTCACTGCTCCCTGTTCTAAAGAATCTGAAGTACAGCAACGGCCGGCAGAGAATCCCTGCAGTCCCCGGAAAGCTGAAGAGCGTACACAAACAGCCAAGTCAGCTTTGCCTCAACCAGTTCAGTCCAAAGCAGAGCCAGTCAAAGGAACACATGTGCAACTTGAACCTAAGGGTAAACCCACAACACCAG GGGGATCTGGAATTAAGCCCTTCCTGGAACCCTTTGGGGAGCGCTGTCAGGAGCGTAGTGCACGCAGCCCTGCCACGAACACTCCAGGGTGCAGAACGCCCACTGTTACCCCAAACACAAGGACAATCCAGGAGAGGCTTctcaaacaaaatgaaaattcctCTACTGCCAGTTTAGCGCTTCAGCTTAAACAG GAACGTGAACGGGAACTTGCATGCCTTCGTGGCCGATTTGATAGGGGCAATCTGTGGAGTGCGGAGAAAAGTGACAGTTCAAAGAGGAAGCTTCCAGAAGCTAAAATG GAAAGCCAATCTCAGGCCAGTCCAAAACATCCTCCTAGTTCAGATGCCTCTGCTCTTGGATCTTCAGAAGACACATCAGCAGGTGACAGGCCAGCAAAGTCTCCCAGCGTGGAGTCTTCGG ACACTTCTAAATGTGAAGAGACTGATAACTCCAGTCCTCTGAAGACTGCAGAGTCAAAGAGCCCTGTAAAAGCAATGTCTGTCTCAAAACTTGAACAACTTGATGAGAAACCAAAAG ATGAAGTATATGAAGGCAAAATGCGTGTGGATGATGAGATGAATAGCTCAAAGGTGATAAATGAGATTTTTGAAATTCTTCAAGAGGATGGTCCAGACATAGAAAAgctgaagaaagaaatgagcatgAGCCTGGAAGGTGAAAGTGATGAGGATGAGCAGGAGGAGtcactgaacatttcatcaaTGTCTCTGTTAACCCCTCTAGTGGAATCTGTTGGTTCAGAG GCCTTTGGTTCTCCTTCTAAGTCGACTGGGGAAGGTAGCAGTATCAGTGATGTCAGTCTGAAGTCTGAGAAGTTCCAAAGGACCAGAGTTCCCAGGGCGGAATCTGGAGACAGTATTGGCTCTGTGTCGGAAGATCGCAATCTTCCTTACAG TGTCGATGCATACAGATCCCAAAGATTTAAGGAAACAGAACGTCCTTCAATAAAGCAAATAATTGTTCGCAAGGAAGATGTGGCTTCCAGACTAGAAATGAGAAGAAATGGCCCATCTGATCAAGTCAACATCAAAAAGAAAATGCAG GAATTGAACAATGAGATCAACAGGCAACAGACAGTGATTTATCAAGCCAGTCAAGCTCTGAACTGCTGTTTTGATGAGGAACATGGAAAAGGGTCAcaagaagaagcagaagcagaaagACTTCTTCTCTTTGCAA CTGAGAAGAGAACTGCTTTATTGGAAGAATTGAATAAACTGAAGAGTGAGGGACCAcataataaaagaaataaagctgCTTCTACATCCGCTGAATTTGCTCCCTCCAGGGGATCTGTTTCCATTTCAGAAATGCGTCTACCTCTAAAAGCAGACTTTGTATGTGGTACAGCTCAAAAGCCAG AAGCAGGAAATTACTACTATGTAATAATACTGAGATCTGGAGCAGAAAACATGGTTGCAACTCCATTAGCAAGTACTGCCAGCTCCCTGAATGGAGATGCTCTTACTTTTACTACGACGTTTACTAT GCATGATGTGTCAAATGACTTTGAAATAAATATAGAAGTTTACAGTTGG GTGCAGAGAAAAGAAGGTACAAGCACTgataaaaggaaaaagacaaataAATCTAAG GTTATTACTCCAAAGAGATTATTAACATCTATTACCTCG AAAAGCAACCTTCTTACTCCAG CCATGGCCAGTCCAGGTGGCCCAAATGCCATACGCAGTACGAATTTCATCCTTGTTGGATCCCACAAGTTATCGCTGTCTTCTGTGGGAAATAACAAATTTGCACTAGACAAG GTTCCCTTTTTGTCTCCTTTGGAAGGTCATATATATCTGAAGTTGAAATGCCAAGTGGACTCTTCAGTGGAGGAGAAAGGGTTTTTG accATGTTTGAAGATGTCAGTGGATTTGGAGCGTGGCATAGGCGCTGGTGTGTGCTGTCTGGAAATTGTATCTCCTATTGGACATACCCAGATGATGAGAAAAGAAAG CATCCTTTGGGCCGGATAAACTTGGCTAACTGCACAAATCATCAGATTGAACCTGCCAACAGGGAGTTCTGTGCTCGTCCCAACACTTTTGAACTAATAACTGTCCGACCTCAGAGAGAAGATGACAGAGAGACCCTTGTCAGCCAATGCAGAGACACACTCTGTGTTACAAA GAACTGGCTGTCTGCTGACACTAAAGAAGAGCGTAACCTTTGGATGCAAAAGCTCAACCAAGTCCTCATTGACCTTCGCATGTGGCAGCCTGATGCCTGCTACAAACCTTCTGGAAAGCTTTAA
- the ANLN gene encoding anillin isoform X1, which produces MDPFTEKLLERTRARRENLQRKMAERPKMGARPTMQTKRAREPLAETGNQAPLPSDEVKPDTKPSPSKRLCPNDMETQAPSSENVQPVPSSSTSHDSPQMTSEPHETASNRAPLVQPLENAKQNSKSETPAALSVKTRMQKLAEQRRCWDSEDPSECVPLSPLQSKDLCVSPPKQASSALASETPIGRRGRLANLAATIGSWEDDLSHPSAKQNNAQEQPGTTCLSKLSTTSGASARINSSSVKQEAASCSQRLVEASINKPANSKRADPNNSLTQSSRVTAPCSKESEVQQRPAENPCSPRKAEERTQTAKSALPQPVQSKAEPVKGTHVQLEPKGKPTTPGGSGIKPFLEPFGERCQERSARSPATNTPGCRTPTVTPNTRTIQERLLKQNENSSTASLALQLKQERERELACLRGRFDRGNLWSAEKSDSSKRKLPEAKMESQSQASPKHPPSSDASALGSSEDTSAGDRPAKSPSVESSDTSKCEETDNSSPLKTAESKSPVKAMSVSKLEQLDEKPKDEVYEGKMRVDDEMNSSKVINEIFEILQEDGPDIEKLKKEMSMSLEGESDEDEQEESLNISSMSLLTPLVESVGSEAFGSPSKSTGEGSSISDVSLKSEKFQRTRVPRAESGDSIGSVSEDRNLPYSVDAYRSQRFKETERPSIKQIIVRKEDVASRLEMRRNGPSDQVNIKKKMQELNNEINRQQTVIYQASQALNCCFDEEHGKGSQEEAEAERLLLFATEKRTALLEELNKLKSEGPHNKRNKAASTSAEFAPSRGSVSISEMRLPLKADFVCGTAQKPEAGNYYYVIILRSGAENMVATPLASTASSLNGDALTFTTTFTMHDVSNDFEINIEVYSWVQRKEGTSTDKRKKTNKSKVITPKRLLTSITSKSNLLTPAMASPGGPNAIRSTNFILVGSHKLSLSSVGNNKFALDKINFEGEEKELLGFMFQDKVPFLSPLEGHIYLKLKCQVDSSVEEKGFLTMFEDVSGFGAWHRRWCVLSGNCISYWTYPDDEKRKHPLGRINLANCTNHQIEPANREFCARPNTFELITVRPQREDDRETLVSQCRDTLCVTKNWLSADTKEERNLWMQKLNQVLIDLRMWQPDACYKPSGKL; this is translated from the exons ATGGACCCGTTCACCGAG AAACTCCTTGAAAGAACCCGTGCCAGGCGAGAGAACCTGCAGAGGAAAATGGCAGAGCGGCCGAAGATGGGGGCGAGACCCACAATGCAGACCAAGAGGGCCAGAGAGCCTTTGGCAGAAACTGGTAACCAGGCACCTCTTCCCAGTGACGAAG TAAAACCAGATACAAAGCCATCACCATCAAAAAGGCTCTGCCCTAATGATATGGAGACTCAAGCTCCTAGTTCAGAGAATGTACAGCCAGTTCCTTCAAGTTCCACAAGCCATGACTCTCCTCAGATGACTTCAGAACCACACGAAACTGCTTCTAACAGAGCTCCATTGGTTCAGCCTCTTGAGAATGCAAAACAAAACTCCAAGTCAGAAACTCCTGCAGCCCTTTCAGTCAAAACACGTATGCAGAAGTTGGCAGAGCAGCGGCGCTGCTGGGATAGTGAGG atCCCTCTGAATGTGTTCCTCTGTCTCCTCTCCAGTCAAAAGATCTGTGTGTTTCTCCACCTAAGCAGGCATCCAGTGCCCTGGCAAGCGAAACCCCTATTGGGAGGAGAGGCCGTTTAGCTAACCTTGCTGCTACAATTGGTTCCTGGGAAGATGACCTAAGTCATCCATCTGCAAAGCAAAACAATGCACAAGAACAGCCTGGCACTACTTGTTTATCCAAATTGTCCACTACAAGTGGAGCATCTGCTAGAATCAATAGTAGCAGTGTAAAGCAGGAAGCTGCATCCTGTTCTCAAAGGCTTGTTGAGGCTTCTATTAATAAACCAGCAAACTCAAAGAGAGCG GATCCAAACAATTCTTTAACGCAATCTTCAAGAGTCACTGCTCCCTGTTCTAAAGAATCTGAAGTACAGCAACGGCCGGCAGAGAATCCCTGCAGTCCCCGGAAAGCTGAAGAGCGTACACAAACAGCCAAGTCAGCTTTGCCTCAACCAGTTCAGTCCAAAGCAGAGCCAGTCAAAGGAACACATGTGCAACTTGAACCTAAGGGTAAACCCACAACACCAG GGGGATCTGGAATTAAGCCCTTCCTGGAACCCTTTGGGGAGCGCTGTCAGGAGCGTAGTGCACGCAGCCCTGCCACGAACACTCCAGGGTGCAGAACGCCCACTGTTACCCCAAACACAAGGACAATCCAGGAGAGGCTTctcaaacaaaatgaaaattcctCTACTGCCAGTTTAGCGCTTCAGCTTAAACAG GAACGTGAACGGGAACTTGCATGCCTTCGTGGCCGATTTGATAGGGGCAATCTGTGGAGTGCGGAGAAAAGTGACAGTTCAAAGAGGAAGCTTCCAGAAGCTAAAATG GAAAGCCAATCTCAGGCCAGTCCAAAACATCCTCCTAGTTCAGATGCCTCTGCTCTTGGATCTTCAGAAGACACATCAGCAGGTGACAGGCCAGCAAAGTCTCCCAGCGTGGAGTCTTCGG ACACTTCTAAATGTGAAGAGACTGATAACTCCAGTCCTCTGAAGACTGCAGAGTCAAAGAGCCCTGTAAAAGCAATGTCTGTCTCAAAACTTGAACAACTTGATGAGAAACCAAAAG ATGAAGTATATGAAGGCAAAATGCGTGTGGATGATGAGATGAATAGCTCAAAGGTGATAAATGAGATTTTTGAAATTCTTCAAGAGGATGGTCCAGACATAGAAAAgctgaagaaagaaatgagcatgAGCCTGGAAGGTGAAAGTGATGAGGATGAGCAGGAGGAGtcactgaacatttcatcaaTGTCTCTGTTAACCCCTCTAGTGGAATCTGTTGGTTCAGAG GCCTTTGGTTCTCCTTCTAAGTCGACTGGGGAAGGTAGCAGTATCAGTGATGTCAGTCTGAAGTCTGAGAAGTTCCAAAGGACCAGAGTTCCCAGGGCGGAATCTGGAGACAGTATTGGCTCTGTGTCGGAAGATCGCAATCTTCCTTACAG TGTCGATGCATACAGATCCCAAAGATTTAAGGAAACAGAACGTCCTTCAATAAAGCAAATAATTGTTCGCAAGGAAGATGTGGCTTCCAGACTAGAAATGAGAAGAAATGGCCCATCTGATCAAGTCAACATCAAAAAGAAAATGCAG GAATTGAACAATGAGATCAACAGGCAACAGACAGTGATTTATCAAGCCAGTCAAGCTCTGAACTGCTGTTTTGATGAGGAACATGGAAAAGGGTCAcaagaagaagcagaagcagaaagACTTCTTCTCTTTGCAA CTGAGAAGAGAACTGCTTTATTGGAAGAATTGAATAAACTGAAGAGTGAGGGACCAcataataaaagaaataaagctgCTTCTACATCCGCTGAATTTGCTCCCTCCAGGGGATCTGTTTCCATTTCAGAAATGCGTCTACCTCTAAAAGCAGACTTTGTATGTGGTACAGCTCAAAAGCCAG AAGCAGGAAATTACTACTATGTAATAATACTGAGATCTGGAGCAGAAAACATGGTTGCAACTCCATTAGCAAGTACTGCCAGCTCCCTGAATGGAGATGCTCTTACTTTTACTACGACGTTTACTAT GCATGATGTGTCAAATGACTTTGAAATAAATATAGAAGTTTACAGTTGG GTGCAGAGAAAAGAAGGTACAAGCACTgataaaaggaaaaagacaaataAATCTAAG GTTATTACTCCAAAGAGATTATTAACATCTATTACCTCG AAAAGCAACCTTCTTACTCCAG CCATGGCCAGTCCAGGTGGCCCAAATGCCATACGCAGTACGAATTTCATCCTTGTTGGATCCCACAAGTTATCGCTGTCTTCTGTGGGAAATAACAAATTTGCACTAGACAAG ATAAATTTTGAAGGGGAGGAAAAAGAACTGTTGGGATTTATGTTCCAGGACAAG GTTCCCTTTTTGTCTCCTTTGGAAGGTCATATATATCTGAAGTTGAAATGCCAAGTGGACTCTTCAGTGGAGGAGAAAGGGTTTTTG accATGTTTGAAGATGTCAGTGGATTTGGAGCGTGGCATAGGCGCTGGTGTGTGCTGTCTGGAAATTGTATCTCCTATTGGACATACCCAGATGATGAGAAAAGAAAG CATCCTTTGGGCCGGATAAACTTGGCTAACTGCACAAATCATCAGATTGAACCTGCCAACAGGGAGTTCTGTGCTCGTCCCAACACTTTTGAACTAATAACTGTCCGACCTCAGAGAGAAGATGACAGAGAGACCCTTGTCAGCCAATGCAGAGACACACTCTGTGTTACAAA GAACTGGCTGTCTGCTGACACTAAAGAAGAGCGTAACCTTTGGATGCAAAAGCTCAACCAAGTCCTCATTGACCTTCGCATGTGGCAGCCTGATGCCTGCTACAAACCTTCTGGAAAGCTTTAA